A region from the Sphingobacteriales bacterium genome encodes:
- a CDS encoding YceI family protein: MTKKLSISAFLVLAICFLTNVKAESVNLNTEKSSIQWTGKKVLGQHNGKVKIQSGTLSINNGVLSGGEFTIDMTSITCEDLADGDYNKKLIGHLNSADFFNVKEFPAANLKISKVLKATKVPNTYTLTGDLTIKGITNSITFPATFKTAGKGFEGNATFTIDRTLWDVRYGSSNFFEGLGDKAIRNEIEFKVNLASN, from the coding sequence ATGACAAAAAAATTATCCATTTCGGCTTTTTTAGTTCTCGCTATTTGCTTCCTTACCAATGTAAAGGCAGAATCCGTTAATTTAAATACTGAAAAAAGTTCGATACAATGGACAGGTAAAAAGGTGTTGGGTCAACACAACGGAAAAGTTAAAATTCAATCGGGAACTTTATCCATCAACAATGGTGTTCTATCTGGTGGAGAGTTTACCATAGACATGACATCGATTACTTGTGAAGATTTAGCGGATGGAGATTATAATAAGAAATTAATCGGTCATTTAAACAGTGCGGACTTTTTCAATGTGAAAGAGTTTCCTGCTGCGAATCTGAAAATATCAAAAGTATTAAAGGCAACTAAAGTGCCGAATACTTATACCCTAACCGGCGATTTAACCATCAAAGGTATAACAAACAGCATCACTTTCCCTGCTACATTTAAGACTGCGGGAAAAGGATTTGAAGGAAATGCAACATTCACAATCGACAGGACATTGTGGGACGTTCGGTATGGTTCATCTAATTTCTTTGAGGGATTAGGCGACAAAGCCATCCGAAATGAGATTGAATTTAAAGTGAATCTTGCATCTAATTAA
- a CDS encoding ABC transporter ATP-binding protein, translating to MKDLRSLLKYCRPYKWNVLMNIVFNFLSTVFSIFSFLMLIPFLNLVFNSDKMVASDVKEIPFSLVNLKEYIAVTFNNNVIDSIQSSPTIEAGKSDALLFICLFTVLVFLVKNIFRYLAVHFLAPMRTGIAGNIRQRLYDKILALHVLYFSEQRKGDILTRLTNDVQEVEYGILHFLEVAFKEPVTIIATFITMLLLSPQLTLFVLVILPVSGYIIGRIGKTLKQASSKSQQLQGTINSLVEETISGIRIIKSFTAEKTLSKRFKSLNAQHYQIGTAMIRKRDLSTPLSEFLGISVVVVVLFVGGRMIIHHTSPLSAEAFIAFIVIFSQMIQPAKAFSNAFYFIQKGLASLRRIEEVLNEENKVKDAEGTIETAQFTEKIELKNVCFSYDETDVLKQINLVIPKGKKIALVGVSGSGKSTFTQFLLRFFDVSSGAILLDGKDIRDIRQVDLRKLMALVTQQTTLFNDTVANNIALGKKSDRQEIEMAARQAYADDFIQKMPQSYETNIGDNGIKLSGGEQQRLTIARAILKNAPILILDEATSHLDSNAEKLVQDALQNLLKDKTAIIIAHRLSTVQFADEIIVLREGQIIETGTHQQLLLQNGEYKKLVDLQQL from the coding sequence ATGAAAGATTTGCGCAGCCTGCTGAAGTATTGCCGTCCATACAAATGGAACGTGCTGATGAATATTGTCTTCAATTTCCTTTCCACCGTATTTTCCATTTTTTCCTTTCTGATGCTCATCCCTTTTCTGAATCTGGTTTTCAATTCGGATAAGATGGTGGCTAGCGATGTGAAAGAGATACCGTTCAGTCTGGTTAATCTCAAAGAATACATTGCGGTTACTTTTAACAACAACGTGATTGATTCCATCCAAAGCAGCCCGACCATTGAAGCGGGAAAGTCCGATGCATTGCTGTTCATCTGTCTTTTTACGGTATTGGTTTTTCTGGTGAAGAATATCTTCCGCTATCTGGCGGTACATTTCCTGGCACCCATGCGAACGGGCATTGCGGGCAATATCCGCCAGCGGTTGTACGATAAGATTTTAGCCCTGCATGTTTTGTACTTTTCTGAGCAAAGAAAAGGGGATATCCTGACTCGCCTGACGAACGATGTGCAGGAGGTGGAATATGGCATCCTGCATTTTCTGGAAGTGGCTTTCAAGGAACCGGTTACCATCATCGCAACGTTCATTACCATGCTGCTGCTGAGTCCGCAGCTGACCTTATTTGTATTGGTGATCTTGCCTGTTTCTGGTTATATCATTGGTAGAATCGGAAAGACATTAAAACAGGCATCGTCCAAATCACAGCAATTGCAGGGGACAATCAACTCTCTGGTGGAGGAAACCATCTCCGGCATCAGAATCATCAAATCATTTACCGCAGAAAAAACCTTGTCTAAACGTTTCAAATCATTAAATGCGCAACATTATCAGATTGGAACAGCCATGATTCGAAAACGTGATTTATCTACGCCGCTGTCCGAGTTCTTAGGCATATCCGTTGTCGTTGTCGTACTTTTTGTCGGCGGCAGGATGATCATTCACCATACCTCACCGCTGAGTGCAGAGGCGTTTATCGCATTTATAGTGATTTTCTCTCAGATGATTCAGCCGGCAAAGGCGTTCTCCAATGCTTTTTATTTCATTCAGAAAGGATTGGCATCTTTAAGGCGGATTGAAGAGGTCTTAAACGAAGAAAATAAGGTGAAAGATGCAGAAGGTACAATAGAAACAGCACAATTTACAGAAAAGATAGAATTGAAAAACGTCTGTTTTTCGTATGATGAAACCGACGTATTAAAACAGATAAACCTTGTCATTCCCAAAGGTAAGAAAATCGCATTAGTGGGCGTTTCCGGTTCAGGTAAATCTACCTTTACCCAGTTCTTGCTTCGATTCTTTGATGTCAGCAGCGGAGCCATATTGCTGGATGGTAAAGATATTAGAGACATCCGTCAGGTTGATTTGAGGAAACTGATGGCACTGGTGACACAGCAGACCACTTTGTTCAATGATACCGTTGCAAATAATATTGCCTTAGGCAAGAAGTCAGACAGGCAGGAGATAGAGATGGCCGCCAGGCAGGCTTATGCAGATGATTTTATTCAGAAGATGCCACAGTCCTACGAGACAAATATTGGAGATAATGGCATCAAATTGAGCGGCGGTGAACAGCAGCGGCTGACCATTGCCCGTGCTATCCTGAAAAATGCACCCATATTAATTTTGGATGAAGCTACCTCTCACCTGGACAGCAATGCGGAGAAACTGGTGCAGGATGCGCTGCAGAATCTATTGAAAGACAAAACGGCCATTATTATTGCACACAGGCTCTCTACCGTTCAATTTGCCGATGAGATCATTGTGCTGAGGGAAGGCCAGATTATAGAAACCGGCACCCATCAGCAATTGTTGCTGCAGAACGGAGAATATAAAAAGTTGGTGGATTTACAGCAATTGTAA